A region from the Malus domestica chromosome 07, GDT2T_hap1 genome encodes:
- the LOC114826112 gene encoding protein DA1-related 2-like: MAPSGVNQLSHPCIYGDFVSSNTERKSRFMKWLSKLFRNGPSRREAAAGSSRNPQLIGDENTFWQAPPRSLDDNSRAQKEKEELDHAIAVSLAEDLKKPSGHRWQTEKDEELARSLQEGLKKPSGHRWQTEKDEEIARSLQEGLNPPLHPPYAPAHPQYYPCAQQRICGGCKREIGYGNYLGCMGTFFHPQCFCCRSCGHPIVENEFSLSGRDPYHKSCFKDLAHPKCEVCHQFIPTNRAGLIEYRCHPFWSQKYCPAHEHDNTSRCCSCERLESWDARYVSLGDGRSICFECMESAIMDTDDCQTLYHTIRDYYEGMNMQLDQQIPMLLVERQALNEAIVGEKSGLHHMPETRGLCLSEEQTVTSILKRPRIGGQKNPFTGMRTQPQKLTRKCEVTAILVLYGLPRLLTGAILAHELMHGWLRLKGYRNLNPEVEEGICQVLSYMWLESEVMPEFKNMPSSSTSTSTSSASSSSSSSTFSSKKGGKSKVEHKLGEFFMHQIANDSSPAYGGGFRTANAAANKYGLRRTLDHIRLTGNFPL, translated from the exons ATGGCTCCTTCAGGTGTCAACCAGCTTTCTCACCCTTGTATTTATg GGGATTTTGTTTCTTCGAACACAGAGAGGAAGTCGCGCTTTATGAAATGGCTCAGTAAACTTTTCAGGAATGGGCCTAGTCGTCGAGAAGCCGCCGCTGGTAGTAGCCGGAATCCGCAGCTTATTGGTGACGAAAACACGTTTTGGCAGGCGCCACCTCGATCCTTG GATGACAACTCTAGAGCacagaaggagaaagaggagtTAGACCATGCAATTGCAGTGTCTCTGGCTGAAGATTTGAAAAAACCAAGTG GACACAGATGGCAGACAGAGAAAGATGAAGAGCTTGCTAGGTCACTTCAGGAAGGTCTGAAAAAACCAAGTG GACACAGATGGCAGACAGAGAAAGATGAAGAGATTGCTAGGTCACTTCAGGAAGGTCTGAATCCACCTTTGCATCCTCCATATGCCCCAGCTCATCCACAGTATTATCCCTGTGCACAACAAAG AATATGTGGCGGTTGTAAACGCGAAATAGGCTATGGCAACTACCTGGGTTGCATGGGGACTTTTTTTCATCCCCAGTGCTTCTGTTGCCGTTCTTGCGGCCACCCAATTGTTGAGAATGAG TTTTCTTTGTCAGGGAGGGATCCATATCACAAGTCCTGCTTTAAAGATCTGGCTCACCCCAAGTGTGAAGTTTGCCATCAATTT ATTCCAACAAATCGAGCTGGTTTGATCGAGTACAGATGCCATCCGTTTTGGTCACAAAAGTACTGTCCAGCACATGAACATGATAACACATCTCGTTGCTGCAGTTGCGAACGCTTAGAG TCTTGGGATGCAAGGTACGTTTCACTGGGTGACGGGCGGAGTATATGCTTCGAGTGCATGGAATCTGCTATCATGGACACCGATGACTGTCAGACGCTGTATCACACTATACGAGACTATTATGAAGGGATGAACATGCAACTGGATCAGCAAATACCCATGCTTCTTGTCGAAAGACAAGCACTTAACGAAGCTATTGTAGGCGAAAAGAGT GGCCTCCACCACATGCCCGAGACTAGAGGTTTATGCCTTTCGGAAGAGCAGACTGTCACCAGT ATCCTCAAAAGGCCGAGAATCGGGGGGCAAAAAAATCCATTTACCGGGATGAGAACACAACCTCAGAAATTGACTCGAAAATGCGAAGTTACCGCCATTCTTGTTCTCTATGGCCTCCCAAG GTTACTAACAGGTGCCATTCTTGCCCATGAATTGATGCACGGCTGGTTACGCCTCAAAG GCTACCGGAACCTTAATCCCGAGGTAGAGGAAGGCATCTGCCAGGTGCTTTCATACATGTGGCTTGAGTCAGAAGTAATGCCGGAATTCAAAAACATGCCGTCTTCATCTACATCTACATCTACATCCTCAGCttcctcttcctcatcctcttccacgTTTTCATCGAAAAAAGGTGGAAAATCGAAAGTTGAACACAAACTAGGGGAGTTTTTCATGCACC